The following are encoded in a window of Anoplopoma fimbria isolate UVic2021 breed Golden Eagle Sablefish chromosome 3, Afim_UVic_2022, whole genome shotgun sequence genomic DNA:
- the LOC129089074 gene encoding transcription factor HES-1-like: MPAGTLERTSPTAASEDCKPEKPRSVTENRKSSKPIMEKRRRARINESLGQLKTLILVALKKDSSRHSKLEKADILEMTVKHLRNLQRLQMTAAVNTDPSVLGKYRAGFSECVGEVTRFLSTCEGVNTDVRTRLLSHLASCVTQINAVNFYTPHPGALGLGQTGAQIQAASAPQMPCKSGSSMHASPEAMKVFGGFQVVPTADGQFAFLVPSASLVPLGAQNSHHMSPVAPRVTLDSVWRPW; the protein is encoded by the exons ATGCCAGCCGGTACTTTAGAGAGGACGTCTCCCACCGCCGCAAGTGAGGACTGCAAACCCGAAAAACCCCGGAGTGTCACAGAGAACAGAAAG TCCTCCAAACCAATCATGGAGAAGCGGAGACGTGCTCGCATCAATGAGAGTCTGGGCCAGCTGAAGACTCTCATCCTGGTCGCACTCAAGAAAGAT AGCTCCAGACACTCCAAACTGGAGAAAGCGGATATCCTTGAGATGACTGTGAAGCACCTCAGGAACTTGCAGCGACTTCAGATGACCG CTGCTGTGAACACAGACCCATCCGTCCTGGGTAAATACAGAGCCGGGTTCAGCGAGTGTGTGGGAGAGGTCACCCGTTTCCTCTCCACATGCGAAGGGGTGAACACAGACGTGAGGACTCGTCTTCTCAGCCACCTGGCATCCTGCGTGACCCAAATCAACGCTGTGAACTTCTACACACCTCACCCAGGTGCCTTGGGACTCGGACAGACAGGTGCACAGATTCAAGCTGCCTCTGCTCCACAGATGCCTTGCAAAAGTGGCTCATCAATGCACGCTTCCCCCGAAGCGATGAAGGTGTTCGGGGGCTTCCAGGTGGTGCCAACAGCGGATGGACAGTTTGCTTTTCTTGTTCCCAGCGCATCTCTCGTGCCTCTTGGGGCACAAAACAGCCATCACATGTCACCTGTTGCGCCTCGGGTCACCTTAGACTCTGTGTGGAGACCATGGTAG